From Apium graveolens cultivar Ventura chromosome 9, ASM990537v1, whole genome shotgun sequence, the proteins below share one genomic window:
- the LOC141684119 gene encoding putative E3 ubiquitin-protein ligase RHY1A, translating into MTSASELFSSRRFRFGRNPNELGPFDSGAGDGHSFHPNRRRNNNNNNHHSHGSRRRHHDVEGCDHPRRGDNHVVRRASLERESVRFDQGGGSSSSQPIQANVDLGVFTSIPTRARFVRSERLPGDVLLARERLLERLRGIQLAGRSDPRGNIRASYRELHRNMRDIEEWRMLARLNPSIRSNSDMGSYIASESTKNRPSGLTQDDLDHLNIEVFTTTEKGDEENISRASLECSICLENFVEGAELVCLPCGHKYHQCCLYPWVRACGDCPYCRAAIIVTVDEAAE; encoded by the exons ATGACGAGTGCTTCGGAGTTGTTTAGTAGCCGCCGGTTCCGGTTCGGCCGGAACCCTAACGAACTCGGACCTTTTGATTCCGGCGCCGGCGATGGGCATTCGTTTCATCCTAATCGGCGCcggaataataataataataatcatcaTAGCCACGGCTCTCGCCGGCGTCATCATGATGTGGAGGGATGTGATCATCCGAGACGAGGCGATAATCATGTTGTTCGGAGAGCTAGTTTG GAGCGTGAATCAGTTAGATTTGATCAAGGAGGGGGCTCTTCTAGCAGTCAGCCTATTCAGGCCAATGTTGACTTGGGAGTTTTTACAAGCATACCTACTCGTGCGAGATTTGTTCGGAGTGAAAGGCTTCCGGGAGATGTCTTGCTTGCAAGAGAAAGGCTTCTTGAAAGATTAAGAGGCATTCAATTAGCTGGACGGAG TGATCCTAGGGGAAACATAAGAGCCTCATACCGTGAGTTGCATAGAAATATGAGGGATATTGAGGAGTGGCGCATGTTGGCTAGACTTAACCCATCTATCAGATCTAACTCTGACATGGGATCATACatagcatcagaatctacaaaaAACCGCCCTTCTGGACTTACTCAAGATGATTTGGATCATTTGAACATCGAGGTTTTCACCACTACAGAGAAGGGCGATGAAGAAAATATCTCTAGGGCGTCACTTGAGTGTAGCATTTGTTTAGAGAATTTCGTGGAGGGAGCTGAACTCGTATGCTTGCCTTGTGGGCATAAATATCATCAGTGCTGCTTGTATCCATGGGTTCGTGCTTGTGGGGACTGCCCTTACTGTCGAGCAGCTATCATAGTTACTGTTGATGAAGCTGCAGAATGA
- the LOC141682468 gene encoding (S)-8-oxocitronellyl enol synthase ISY1-like, translating into MSWWSSAAVGVARRPLNQENVPLNYESVALVVGITGIVGNSLAEILPLPDTPGGPWKVYGVARRPRPPWDANHPVEYIQCDISNPEETHSRLSGLKDATHLFYVTWANGSTETENCKINSKMFTNLLSCIIPNAQKLQHICLQTGIKHYLGSFDSLGMVAHEPPYIEDLPRLNAPNFYYNLEDILFEQVEKKDGLTWSVHRPGTIFGFSPYSMMNIICNLCVYASICKHEGAVLRFPGTKEAWSSYSGASDADLIAEQEIWAALDINAKNEAFNCSNGDVFKWKHFWKVLAELFEVECGEFEGGERLTLVELMKDKESVWDEIVKQNNLVPTKLEDIGLWWFVDYILGVEYPLDTMNKSKEHGFSGFRNSKSSFIHWINKLKDSKIVP; encoded by the exons ATGAGCTGGTGGTCGTCTGCTGCAGTTGGCGTTGCAAGG AGACCTCTGAATCAAGAAAATGTTCCGTTGAACTACGAAAGTGTGGCCCTAGTTGTGGGCATTACAGGCATCGTTGGCAACAGTCTGGCTGAGATTCTTCCTCTTCCTGACACCCCGGGAGGCCCCTGGAAAGTATATGGCGTTGCTCGTCGTCCAAGACCACCATGGGATGCAAACCATCCTGTTGAGTACATCCAATGTGACATTTCCAATCCTGAGGAAACTCATTCTAGACTCTCTGGCCTTAAAGATGCGACTCACCTCTTTTATGTCACTTGGGCTAATGGATCAACAGAAACTGAAAACTGCAAAATTAATAGTAAAATGTTTACAAACTTGTTGAGTTGCATTATTCCAAATGCGCAAAAGCTGCAACATATTTGTTTACAAACTGGGATAAAACATTATCTCGGGTCTTTTGATTCATTAGGGATGGTAGCACATGAACCTCCATATATTGAAGATCTTCCGAGGCTGAATGCTCCAAATTTTTACTATAATCTTGAGGATATCTTGTTTGAGCAAGTGGAAAAGAAAGATGGCTTGACTTGGTCAGTTCATAGGCCTGGAACTATATTTGGCTTTTCGCCTTACAGTATGATGAATATAATTTGTAATCTGTGTGTTTATGCTTCAATATGCAAACACGAGGGTGCGGTTCTGAGGTTTCCAGGGACTAAGGAAGCTTGGAGTTCGTATTCAGGAGCTTCGGATGCTGACTTAATTGCtgagcaagagatatgggctgcATTGGATATAAACGCCAAGAATGAAGCGTTTAATTGCAGTAACGGGGATGTGTTCAAGTGGAAGCATTTCTGGAAGGTGTTGGCCGAGCTATTTGAGGTGGAATGTGGAGAATTTGAAGGCGGAGAGAGATTGACATTAGTAGAGTTGATGAAGGATAAAGAGAGTGTGTGGGATGAGATTGTGAAACAGAACAATTTGGTGCCTACTAAATTAGAAGATATTGGACTGTGGTGGTTTGTTGATTACATACTTGGAGTTGAGTATCCTTTAGATACCATGAACAAGAGCAAGGAGCATGGATTCTCGGGTTTCAGAAACTCCAAATCCTCGTTCATTCATTGGATAAATAAGCTCAAAGATTCCAAAATTGTTCCTTAG
- the LOC141684983 gene encoding uncharacterized protein LOC141684983, which produces MAMPSSNTIKMALPSSNTTIKMALPSNNNQKMANLAKLEFLALDVSGDNYLSWVVDAELHLSANGLKDIIESGKTPNVEQNAKAIIFLRHHIHENLKSEYLTVKNPLTLGNNLKYRFDHQKIVHLPHARYDWLNIRLQDFKSIAEKNNELLLKNHQIRPTGSAQLPEVHNTSFRKNGRGKGHRGGRDYGRNRGHGYFRGRFRNQYNSGHLKWQRDGYNNNSGHHKWQNEMPNKRKAPPEGDTRDICFRCGAHGHWTHTCRIFVHQSTYTEKVLDRFYKDKSHPLTTPMVVQSLEVEKDLFRPRKEDEDPLGPEVPYLSAIGALMYLANNT; this is translated from the exons ATGGCTATGCCGTCAAGTAATACTATAAAGATGGCTCTACCGTCAAGTAATACTACTATAAAGATGGCGCTGCCGTCAAATAATAATCAAAA AATGGCAAATCTTGCAAAATTAGAGTTTCTTGCCCTGGATGTATCTGGGGATAATTATCTATCTTGGGTAGTCGATGCTGAATTACACCTTAGTGCTAACGGGTTAAAAGACATCATAGAATCGGGAAAAACTCCAAACGTTGAACAAAATGCCAAGGCTATCATTTTTCTTAGGCATCACATTCATGAAAATTTAAAATCTGAGTACTTAACCGTCAAAAACCCACTAACCCTTGGGAATAATCTCAAATATAGATTTGATCACCAAAAAATTGTTCATCTACCTCATGCCCGATATGACTGGCTTAACATAAGGTTACAAGATTTCAAATCTATTG CTGAGAAGAACAACGAGTTGTTATTGAAAAATCATCAGATACGTCCCACAGGCTCTGCCCAGTTACCTGAAGTACATAACACGTCATTCCGGAAGAATGGGCGTGGGAAAGGGCATAGAGGAGGACGAGATTACGGACGGAATCGTGGACACGGATATTTTCGTGGACGGTTTCGTAATCAGTATAACTCTGGTCACCTGAAGTGGCAGCGTGATGGATACAACAACAACTCTGGCCACCATAAGTGGCAGAATGAGATGCCAAATAAAAGGAAGGCACCACCAGAAGGGGATACTAGAGATATCTGCTTTAGATGTGGGGCTCATGGGCATTGGACTCATACTTGTC gaatatttgttcatcaatcaaCCTACACAGAAAAGGTTCTTGATCGATTTTACAAGGACAAATCTCATCCTCTGACTACACCAATGGTGGTTCAGTCACTTGAAGTTGAAAAGGATCTATTTCGTCCCAGAAAAGAAGATGAAGATCCACTTGGACCAGAAGTTCCATATCTCAGTGCAATTGGCGCTCTTATGTACCTCGCAAACAACACATGA